Proteins from one Enoplosus armatus isolate fEnoArm2 chromosome 4, fEnoArm2.hap1, whole genome shotgun sequence genomic window:
- the ier3 gene encoding radiation-inducible immediate-early gene IEX-1, which translates to MYSRSDSVTLTVKRESFASSRMATRSTEPEVFTFERIPAQATAVRSCVPIRPKKRCTRVMYPAKVRMHLPPPEKCQAKRWLVILCLVVLWQIYTEEPCAETQLGSPDSPVSDYQGFPFQSAEERALTDLSASSELLSASPTSCEDDSSSSDQIIPNTTCPKPGEETETSRSFEQSAGKSYMVALLVYHRLGSEN; encoded by the coding sequence ATGTACTCACGATCAGACAGCGTGACCCTGACGGTGAAGCGGGAGAGCTTCGCCTCCTCCAGGATGGCGACCCGCAGCACGGAGCCCGAGGTCTTCACCTTCGAGCGGATACCGGCTCAGGCCACCGCCGTGCGCTCCTGCGTGCCCATCCGGCCGAAGAAGCGCTGCACCCGGGTTATGTACCCCGCTAAAGTCCGCATGCACCTCCCACCACCTGAGAAGTGCCAGGCCAAGCGCTGGCTGGTCATCCTGTGCCTGGTGGTGCTGTGGCAGATCTACACCGAGGAGCCCTGCGCCGAGACGCAGCTGGGCAGCCCCGACAGCCCGGTCAGCGACTACCAGGGCTTCCCCTTCCAGTCTGCGGAGGAGCGGGCGCTCACAGACCTCAGCGCCAGCTCCGAGCTCCTGTCAGCCTCGCCGACCAGCTGCGAGGACGACAGCTCATCCAGCGACCAGATCATCCCGAACACCACCTGCCCCAAGCCCGGCGAGGAGACAGAGACCAGCCGGTCGTTCGAGCAGAGCGCCGGGAAGAGCTACATGGTGGCTCTGCTGGTCTACCACAGGCTGGGCAGCGAAAACTAG